AACCAAATGGCACTTTTACCAATTGGCGTCCATATTCCAGTGGGTTGATTGTGATTTGCCATTGCAACTAACATATTAAAATCACTCGAGTAGCTCTCTAAAAAACGAACGTCAGTTGCATAACCATTTTGACCAATTAATACGCCAGCCATATATATATTTGCACCAAGTTCATTACAGGTTTGAGCGTGAATAGGATGAGTGATATCGGCACAAATAGCATTAGCAATATTCAGTTCACCATTTGAAGATTGAACTTTTACAAGATAATGGCTCGTTCCCTCAGTAATAAACTCCTCTTCACCTGTATGTAAATGCATTTTACTATAACTACTAACATCACCTTCAGCAGAGATAATAACAATAGCAATATGAATTACGTCGCTGACCAATAAGGGAACGCCAACAGCAATAACGATCTTATGTTTAATTGCAGACTCAATCAACGGTAATAGCCTTTTATCATCAAGAGTGAAAGCGAGCTCTGAGGCGAGTTCTAATTCATAACCGGTAAGAGATAGCTCAGGGAAGACAAGATAAGATAAGATAAGATAAGATAAGATACACCAGTCATAGCCGCTTTTTCTATTGCGAGTAAATGACTTTTAATATTGGCCGAGACGTCACCTTTCGATGACGGAATTTGAGCAACTGCAATCTTTAAATTCTGCATACCAATTCCCTTTGTAGTTGATAACAATTACATCTGTATTTTAATAGTTTGTTATACCGTCACAACCACCTATAAAAACAATCTTTAGAAAGGGCCTACAGAACCAGCATATCTATACAAAATCATTAACGAACAGTTAAACCTAGCGAATGTATTCTCTATAAACAATCACTTTATTAGCTGTGACTTTACCACTGCGTATTTTTCTCTCAACAATTTTTTAATCTCTTCTTTGTGATTTAAATATTGTTGTATTGCTTCATCAGATTCAGTCTCTGGGCTTAAACCTTAAGGATCAGCCATTCAGTGTTCCAAAAGTAACAATGAAAGTAAGATGTTTACCATCTACTATGATAGGAAAGTTAATTTCAGCAGTATCACCAAAAAAAGCAAAGCCGTTAAATTCGATATTCATATAATTTAATGCCTGGAGTGCATATAGAAGCGCTAGAAGACTCCAATAACAGCATTTAACAAAAAGTGATTTTATTTAATTACTGCCAAACTTTTTTAAAACCTGGGTGCGTATAATAAATAATGATGATTTATATTTATGCTTTATTGATAACTGACTTGAAAACCCACATTAATTCGCTTTTAAATAATTCTATTGTCTTTCACTAAAGCGCGTCGTATGTTTTTACACATCTTACCGAAACGATTAAGCTCATCAAAAGTTGGAGTACTCCCTCTGTTAATTTCATGTTCCCAGTAAACTATTTCTGTATCAACTAATTCCATTAATTTCTTGGTACAAGTTGTACAACTGTTATTTGGGTTACATTTGAAGGTATCTTCTTGGTATATCGGAAACTCTGCTTTTACTGCATCAATGATATTTTGCATTGCAGTCATTCTATCGGGCTTTTTATTCACCAGCTTAAATCCAATGGTATTGTAATAATGATTAATAACAATATTACTCTCAAAGAATATGAATTTATAAAGGTAGATCAATAGAATATGAATTTTAGGTTAGTATCGCTTGAGCTTAATCATTAAATATCTAGCTATATAACAAAGCTGCAGAGTTGTTTCTATAGCTTAAAATAATTTAAAAACAGTTAACAACTTTTACTTCATTCAAGTCGTATTAGCGAGAAAACTCATCTAGAGCTTCAATTGCTAATGCAGCCTTATCGGTTTGAACGAATATATGATCATGATAATACGCAGCAATCACATTCGCACTAATACCTTTATCAGCTAACTTAGCTGAAACGGCCGCAGTTAAACCAACGGCATCAAGGCTTGAATGAATAGTTAATGTTATTCCTTTAAATACCGATTCGAAAGGGAGGTTTCTGGCTATTGCTGCTTCTTTAGTAACCACTAAGGTCAACCCCTCTTGTTCTTTAAAGGATGCTATTGGAGATAGATCGTAGAAATCACGATACTCACCTTGTACGGTACAAAATACATATTCATCTGGCATCAATGCTGGCGACATAGACTCTAGCAGCTTGTTTAAATTAGTTTCTCCAGCCATTGGATTTTCCTTTGTTATTGATCATCAGTTTAAAGTCAGAATAAGCTTTATTAATAATAATGTCCCGTCCTAAAATAAGTAAACACATTTAGCACGACGTACTTTAAATAATAAGTGTTTCACATGTAGTAAAGAAAAAGGATTGGTTAAATATTTAATAAAATCTAAACAAAAAAGTCTTATCACTTTCAGTAATCAGTCTTTTCTAATGTGATAGTAGATGTTGGAAAGTTTGAATAGTTAATACTTCAGAAAGCAAAAAGTCTCATCACTTTCAGTAATCAGTCTTTTCTAATGTGGTAGTAGATGTTGGAAAGTTTGAATGGTTAATACTTCAGAAAGCAAAAATGCTCATCATTTTCAGTAATCAGTCTTTTCTAATGTGGCGTGGTAGATGACGCAGGAGAGATTTGAACTTTTTAATACTTCAGATAGCGAAAAGGCTCATCACTTTTAGTAACCAGCCTTTTCTAATGTGCTAGATGACGCAGGAGAGACTTGAACTTTTTAATGCTTCAGATAGCGAAAAGGCTCATCACTTTTAGTAACCAGCCTTTTCTAATGTGGTAGATGACGCAGGAGAGATTTGAACTTTTTAATGCTTCAGATAGCGAAAAGGCACTAACAGTAAACTGTTAGTGCCTTTTCTAATGTGGCGGAGGAGGAGAGATTTGAACTCTCGGAGAGCTATTAACCCTCGCTGGTTTTCAAGACCAGTGCATTCAGCCGCTCTGCCACCCCTCCGCAGAACGAGGCGTATATTATAGAAACTAATAAAAAAGCCAAGCACTTTTTGTTAAAAAATGTTTGTACGCTTACTTTCTAAACAAGCTTTGTTTAATAAAGGATCTTTAGCTTATTAAATAAACGACTTTAATAACGTTCAAAGATTATAAGCACAAAATAATGACTAACTTACTTCATTTTAATGTTCTAGTTCCTATCTCTACTCATCTGGCGCTAGTGTTACAAACTCTTTTATTACAAAGTTATTTCTGCCCGTTGATTTTGCTTCATAGAGAGCTTGGTCTGCACATTTGAACATATCACTTATAGGCAAACTATGATTTACTACATCAGTTGCTTTAATAATGGTTGCGCCACAACTAAAAGTCATGTGAGGGGCTGTTTGAGATTTAGGGTGTACTATATTTAGCGTTTTCATTGCGTCACTGATACTAAGTAATTTTTTCTGTAAATCATTTTCACTCATATCGCTAAACAATAAAGTAAACTCCTCTCCGCCATATCGTGCACAATAATCATTTGCACGCTTACATTGTTGTTTTAGAATTTGTGCTACATCAACCAGTGCTTGATCGCCTTGTAAATGGCCAAAGTGATCATTATATTGTTTAAAATGGTCAATATCACACATAACTACAGCAAAACTAATACCTTGACGAATACAAAGGTCTTTATGAATTTCTAACACAGCCAAAAGCCCATGCCTGTTCATCAAATTAGTAAGTTGATCTGTGGTCGCTTGTTTTCTTAGTAAATCATTTTGTTGCTGTACTGTGTTAATCAATTGATTAACATTATTAGAGACAACCATCAGTTCTTTAACAGAAAATTTATCATCTAATAACTTAAATCCTAGCTCTTCATCAATTAATTTAATACTTAAAGCTAACTTTTTTACTGGTTTAATAATAGTGTGAGTAATTAGATGGTAGAACAGATAGATAAATAAACTCAGTATCGAAATAAATATCAGGCTATGCTCGTTAAGGAGAGGCGGTAAATCACCTTTACTGTGCTTAATTTTTAAAATAATAACTGGTAAACCATTTGTATCTTGAAATAAGATATGTCTATAAGGTTTAACACCTTCTACTATTACTCCCTCACCCCACAAAGGTAATCCATTTAAGTTTTTATCTAAAATATCATTATCTATGCTTATTGTTGTTAATGTCGATTGATTGAGTAAATCGAGGAATGGCTGCTCTATTAATTGGATAAAAATTAAAAATCCACGATTATCTCCAAATTTATTAGAGTCTCTTACTTGAAAAGCACTGAATAATGCAGGTCCATATTCAGTATTAATAAATCCTTCTTTATGAGGAGCTCCTTCTCCATTGATTGGAATTGGCAATATTTTTGAATTAAGCGGATATTTTTTAAAATTATAAAACGAAAAAATCAACTCCTCATCACTAAGATGGTGTACACCTTTAGTGAATATAGGCTCTAATTTTTCATTTAGATAAAATATGCCATCTACTTTGAGACTGTTAAAGGTATCTTGCACCATATTTTCTTCTATATATTATTCATTCAAATCATGCATAAAATCATAAGTTGAGGTCCAAACAGAATAATCATAAGTTAAGCGAGATAAGGAAGTTAAAGCTGCTTGTACACCATAATCTAAAAGCTTTAATTCTTTTTCAGCCAATAAAGCGATATTTTTTTCTAGCTTAGGTAACTCAAGAAAATAACGATAACCGATAACCGTACTCGAAAATAATAGAAATAGTACAGTAAGTACACGAAGCTGCAGTTGCTTAAAGGATAATGGTTTCATAATGTAGCGGCCATTTTTATCTAAAATAATAAAAAGAAATTTACTAGCTGATTTAAAATACAAAATAATAATAGTAACTTAAAATTACACAAATTACCTATTATTAGGTATTTCAATTATAGCCTCGAATGACTATAAGTAAACCGAACCGAATAATGAGGGGTCTATAAAACGTGACTTGATTAGCAATGCTGTAGTTTTTAAACCATTTGCTAATAATAAGTTTCAGGTATCTTGTATCGGTGGATTGTAAAAGTACTATGGCTAAAAGAGAACAAGACTCATTATTCTAAATGGTGAAGGATTTAAGTAATGTAAAGTAGATGATAAGCAGCTTTGTATCTTTTAAAAGTAATACCAAAAGAATTAATAAGGTGATCATTCTTGCTTGTTAAAATGAATCCTAGCTTCGTTGTTGATTCTGTAATGAGAATAAAACTAGTTACCGAAATCAACGCCTTGCTATTTTCTATTTTCGCTAACGCCTAAATAGACCATTCATTTATCCAGATTGGCATAACACGATAGAAATGAAAATGAGCTTCTTAAAAAGACACTCTTTCTCTTCTTATGGAAGATGTAGTACAAAAACTTAAACCTATTAATACATCAAAAAATAAAAACAGATGGCACAGGAAAAATTAAATTTTTAATACAGCATTAAAGGCAGATGATGTAGGAGAGATTGAATTTTTTAATGCTTCAGAAAGCAAAAAAGCACTGACAGTAAACTGTAAGTGCTTTTTCTTAATGTGGCGGAGGAGGAGAGATTTGAACTCTCGGAGAGCTATTAACCCTCGCTGGTTTTCAAGACCAGTGCATTCAGCCGCTCTGCCACCCCTCCGCAGAACGAGGCGTATAATAAACAAATTGAAAAAAAAGCCAAGTCTTTTTTTAATTTATTTTCAATTATCGCTAAATAAGATTAATTTTTCACATTTAAGCTATTCAACCTTTAATTCAAAGGCAATCACCTTTACTATCTCATCACAAGTTTATAAATGTTAACGCTTTTATTATTTTTTCAAATACGTTTTCTTTAAGCGCCTTATTGCTATTCATTGAAGGTTTCAAGTATGTTCCAAGACAATCCATTATTAAATCAACTTAAACAAACAATGCAGGAGAATATACCTAAACGTACTGGTATTGTTAAAGCGTCTGATCGTGGATTTGGATTTTTAGAAACCGACAAAGGTAAACGTTTTTTTATAGCACCAAGTGATATGAAAAAAGTATTACATGGTGATCGTATTAGTGCTGCTATCACAGAGAATGGCGATAAGTCATCTGCTCAACCCGTACAACTAAAACAAACTGATACGACTGAATTTGTTGCACAGTTATCGATTAGCGATAAACGTATCTCGATTAAAGCGAATAACCCTTTATTAAATGCCTTCTTTAAAATTAAAGGTGCGATGCAATTAGCTAATAAAGGTTATAACAATGGTGATTGGATTACCGTTAAACTACTTACCCATGCTTTAGATGGAAATGGTTTTTTAGTTGAAGTAGTTGAAAAAATTGCTGAATATAACGACCCTTTTGCTTACCGTTTAATTGCTGTTGCTACTCATAAGCTACCCAATAAAGCGCCTGATTTTGACCACCCTTGGCAAGTGATTGATCCTGAACTTGATCGCCGTGATCTGACTAAGCTCCCTTTCTTCACTATTGATGGCGTTAATACGCAAGATATGGATGATGCGTTATACGTTGAAGAAAACGATCAAGGCTGGGCATTAACAGTGGCGATCTCAGATCCTTCTGCTTACGTGCCAGAACAAAGTGAAATGGATAAAGAAGCACACAAACGCTCTTTTACTCTCTATCTACCCAACTTTAATGTACCTATGTTGCCACGTGATTTGAGCGATAGTTTATGTTCATTAAAAGAATGTGAAAAACGCGCCACTATCTGCTGTACGTTACAAATAGGTAAAGGCGGAGAGATTATTGGTGAGCCAGAATTTTTTGCCGCATGTATAAAATCTCATTTCCGTCTTAATTATAATGATGTATCTAATTACTTGGAAAATGATGAATTAGCAGACGGTCAATGGAAACCAAATAAGCAATTAAGCCAATTATTAAACGTGTTAGATCAAGCGACAGCAGCTCGTCATCAATGGCGTTGTGACAATACGATTGTCATGAAAAGCCAACCTGACTACACTTTGAAGCTGAATAATAAAGGTGAAGTGTATGAGATTCTATGTGAGCCTCGCCGCACAGCGAACCGCTTAGTTGAAGAGTCGATGATTGCAGCTAATGTTTGTGCTGGTGACTTTTT
Above is a genomic segment from Psychromonas sp. L1A2 containing:
- a CDS encoding carbon-nitrogen hydrolase family protein; the protein is MLSYLILSYLVFPELSLTGYELELASELAFTLDDKRLLPLIESAIKHKIVIAVGVPLLVSDVIHIAIVIISAEGDVSSYSKMHLHTGEEEFITEGTSHYLVKVQSSNGELNIANAICADITHPIHAQTCNELGANIYMAGVLIGQNGYATDVRFLESYSSDFNMLVAMANHNQPTGIWTPIGKSAIWFEGKLIACANETEDALVVAEKSDRHWVGYVVEL
- a CDS encoding ACT domain-containing protein, which gives rise to MAGETNLNKLLESMSPALMPDEYVFCTVQGEYRDFYDLSPIASFKEQEGLTLVVTKEAAIARNLPFESVFKGITLTIHSSLDAVGLTAAVSAKLADKGISANVIAAYYHDHIFVQTDKAALAIEALDEFSR
- a CDS encoding sensor domain-containing diguanylate cyclase, whose product is MEENMVQDTFNSLKVDGIFYLNEKLEPIFTKGVHHLSDEELIFSFYNFKKYPLNSKILPIPINGEGAPHKEGFINTEYGPALFSAFQVRDSNKFGDNRGFLIFIQLIEQPFLDLLNQSTLTTISIDNDILDKNLNGLPLWGEGVIVEGVKPYRHILFQDTNGLPVIILKIKHSKGDLPPLLNEHSLIFISILSLFIYLFYHLITHTIIKPVKKLALSIKLIDEELGFKLLDDKFSVKELMVVSNNVNQLINTVQQQNDLLRKQATTDQLTNLMNRHGLLAVLEIHKDLCIRQGISFAVVMCDIDHFKQYNDHFGHLQGDQALVDVAQILKQQCKRANDYCARYGGEEFTLLFSDMSENDLQKKLLSISDAMKTLNIVHPKSQTAPHMTFSCGATIIKATDVVNHSLPISDMFKCADQALYEAKSTGRNNFVIKEFVTLAPDE
- a CDS encoding exoribonuclease II, encoding MFQDNPLLNQLKQTMQENIPKRTGIVKASDRGFGFLETDKGKRFFIAPSDMKKVLHGDRISAAITENGDKSSAQPVQLKQTDTTEFVAQLSISDKRISIKANNPLLNAFFKIKGAMQLANKGYNNGDWITVKLLTHALDGNGFLVEVVEKIAEYNDPFAYRLIAVATHKLPNKAPDFDHPWQVIDPELDRRDLTKLPFFTIDGVNTQDMDDALYVEENDQGWALTVAISDPSAYVPEQSEMDKEAHKRSFTLYLPNFNVPMLPRDLSDSLCSLKECEKRATICCTLQIGKGGEIIGEPEFFAACIKSHFRLNYNDVSNYLENDELADGQWKPNKQLSQLLNVLDQATAARHQWRCDNTIVMKSQPDYTLKLNNKGEVYEILCEPRRTANRLVEESMIAANVCAGDFLAKHKQAGVFNVHSGIATDRLGKASSLLAEYGITVEATSLATLQGYVKMRQEVAELHNAYLDHRLRRLLSYADTSATPAPHFTMGVKHYATWTSPIRKYGDLINHRLIKSVLTLQASTPVDSEIGTHLNEARKAQRMAERDVNNLLYCGYLKDQENSDWRYKAEIFDIVKAGCRVRVQENGATFFVPSSLLGKSSDAKKIECVREQGVVKVADQIELQLGDVIDVMLTSVKPESRQLIAKLADPLG